A section of the Mycolicibacterium anyangense genome encodes:
- the serC gene encoding phosphoserine transaminase, protein MADAALTIPADLKPADGRFGCGPSKVRPEQLQALTTTAAALFGTSHRQAPVKNLVGRVRDGLRELFSLPDGYEVILGNGGATAFWDAAAFGLIDKKSLHLTFGEFSAKFASAVAANPFVGDPIVIKADAGSAPEPQSDPSVDAIAWAHNETSTGVAVPVRRPAGSGEALVLVDATSGAGGLPVDVREVDAYYFAPQKNFASDGGLWFALLSPAALARVEAIAASGRWVPEFLSLPIAIDNSLKNQTYNTPAIGTLALMAEQIDWMNGNGGLDWAVKRTADSSQRLYSWAEASSYATPFVADPALRSQVVGTVDFADSVDAAAVAKILRANGIVDTEPYRKLGRNQLRIAMFPAIEPDDVEALTRCVDWVVERL, encoded by the coding sequence ATGGCTGATGCAGCGCTGACGATCCCCGCCGACCTCAAACCTGCCGACGGCCGCTTCGGCTGCGGACCATCGAAGGTACGCCCCGAACAGCTGCAGGCACTCACCACCACCGCCGCCGCCCTGTTCGGCACCTCGCACCGCCAGGCTCCGGTGAAGAACCTCGTCGGACGGGTCCGCGACGGTCTGCGGGAGTTGTTCTCCCTGCCCGACGGCTACGAGGTCATCCTGGGCAACGGCGGAGCCACCGCATTCTGGGATGCCGCCGCATTCGGCCTCATCGACAAGAAGTCGCTGCACCTGACCTTCGGTGAGTTCTCGGCCAAGTTCGCCTCGGCGGTGGCAGCCAACCCGTTCGTCGGCGATCCGATCGTGATCAAGGCCGATGCCGGCAGCGCGCCCGAACCTCAGTCCGATCCGTCGGTCGACGCCATCGCCTGGGCGCACAACGAGACCTCGACCGGCGTGGCCGTGCCGGTGCGGCGTCCCGCCGGATCGGGTGAAGCCCTGGTCCTGGTCGACGCCACCTCCGGGGCCGGCGGCCTGCCGGTCGACGTCCGTGAGGTCGACGCCTACTACTTCGCGCCGCAGAAGAACTTCGCCAGCGACGGCGGTCTGTGGTTCGCGCTACTCTCGCCGGCAGCACTGGCCCGGGTGGAGGCCATCGCCGCCTCGGGTCGCTGGGTGCCCGAATTCCTGTCGCTGCCGATCGCGATCGACAACAGCCTCAAGAACCAGACCTACAACACCCCGGCGATCGGCACCCTGGCGCTGATGGCCGAGCAGATCGACTGGATGAATGGCAACGGCGGCCTGGACTGGGCGGTCAAGCGGACCGCGGACTCCTCCCAACGGCTGTACTCGTGGGCGGAGGCGTCGTCCTACGCCACCCCGTTCGTCGCCGACCCTGCGCTGCGCAGCCAGGTGGTGGGCACCGTCGACTTCGCCGACTCCGTGGACGCCGCCGCCGTGGCCAAGATCCTGCGGGCCAACGGCATCGTGGACACCGAGCCGTATCGCAAGCTCGGCCGCAACCAGTTGCGCATCGCGATGTTCCCGGCCATCGAGCCCGACGATGTCGAAGCGCTGACCCGTTGCGTCGACTGGGTTGTCGAACGGCTGTAA
- a CDS encoding AurF N-oxygenase family protein, which yields MARTKIVRRWRRNMDVLDDVAYVEKLATLSEGSVRRNFNPYTDIDWDSPEFTVVPNDERWILPASDPIGRHPWYQSQTRQRQIEIGMWRQANVAKVGLHFESILIRGLMEYAFWTPNGSPEYRYCLHEAVEECNHTMMFQEMVNRIGADVPGMPRLLKWLQPTIPLVAGPLPIPFWFGILAGEEPIDHTQKNVLREGKMLHPIMERVMAIHVAEEARHISFAHEYLRKRVPHLPRRKRFWLSLYVPVVMRVLCSAIIVPPRAFWKEFDIPRSVRKEIFFRSPESRQMLRDMFGDVRMLAADTGLMNPLAKLMWRICRIDGQPSRFRSEPARQHVAAA from the coding sequence ATGGCGAGAACCAAGATCGTGCGGCGCTGGCGGCGCAACATGGACGTCCTGGACGACGTCGCCTACGTCGAGAAGCTGGCCACCCTTTCCGAGGGCTCGGTGCGCAGAAACTTCAATCCCTATACCGATATCGACTGGGATTCGCCCGAGTTCACCGTCGTCCCGAACGACGAGCGCTGGATTCTGCCGGCGAGCGATCCGATCGGGCGGCACCCCTGGTACCAGTCGCAGACCAGGCAGCGCCAGATCGAGATCGGCATGTGGCGGCAGGCCAACGTCGCCAAGGTCGGCCTGCACTTCGAGTCGATTCTGATCCGGGGCTTGATGGAGTACGCGTTCTGGACCCCCAACGGCTCACCGGAATACCGGTACTGCCTGCACGAGGCGGTCGAAGAGTGCAACCACACGATGATGTTCCAGGAGATGGTCAACCGCATCGGCGCCGATGTGCCGGGTATGCCGCGGTTGCTGAAGTGGCTGCAGCCGACCATCCCACTGGTGGCCGGACCGCTGCCGATCCCGTTCTGGTTCGGCATCCTGGCCGGCGAAGAGCCGATCGACCACACCCAGAAGAACGTTCTGCGCGAAGGCAAGATGCTGCACCCGATCATGGAGCGCGTGATGGCCATCCACGTGGCCGAAGAGGCCAGGCACATCTCGTTTGCACACGAATACCTCCGCAAGCGGGTGCCGCACCTGCCGCGGCGCAAGCGGTTCTGGCTGTCGCTCTACGTGCCCGTCGTGATGCGGGTGCTGTGCTCGGCGATCATCGTCCCGCCCAGGGCGTTCTGGAAGGAGTTCGACATCCCGCGCTCGGTGCGCAAGGAGATCTTCTTCCGCTCGCCGGAGTCGCGACAGATGTTGCGCGACATGTTCGGCGACGTCCGCATGCTCGCCGCCGACACCGGGTTGATGAACCCGCTGGCAAAGCTGATGTGGCGGATCTGCCGGATCGACGGGCAGCCGAGCCGGTTCCGCAGCGAGCCCGCCCGCCAGCACGTGGCCGCCGCCTAG